A portion of the Acidimicrobiales bacterium genome contains these proteins:
- the ppdK gene encoding pyruvate, phosphate dikinase: MTERWVFGFEDLSDAEEIVDGWDGVRSLLGGKGANLALMSRMGVPVPPGFTVTTRACLDYLRDEAMPDGLWDEVVEAVRRLEKESGQTFGGGDDPLLVSVRSGARISMPGMMDTVLNVGLSDAAVERLAHHTGDPRFAFDSYRRLVQMFGTVVLGVRDEPFEDVLTQRRADKGVDSDAELTVEDLREIVSDFKAIVARWSGTTFPDDPFEQLRMAVEAVFASWNTPRAIAYRSASGIADDLGTAVNIVKMVYGNLGADSATGVAMSRNAATGAPGLEGDYLVNAQGEDVVAGTRPTLPLDQLATDMPEVYGELVEIAGRLEKHHRDIQDMEFTVERGKLWLLQTRNAKRTARAAVRSAVEMVDEGLIEPTEALMRVAPDHVEAFLHPQLAPSPDGSRTPFATGLNVSPGAAVGRAALDADLAARWAADGEKVVLVRPETKPDDVHGMLAAQGILTARGGRTSHAALVARQFGRPAVVGAHALEVDLGAREIRAGDTVVAEGDWLTIDGTTGEVHLGALELMVPDLADEWLRRLLEWADEHRRLGVRANADTPVDAERARAYGAEGIGLCRTEHMFFDPARLPIVQRMIVTESDRERSDAISALLPHQRRDFAGLFRVMDGLPVIIRLIDPPLHEFLPGAVELTRRVHDIHVRLTTAADMDTLEELADELEEARFMLRRVHELGEANPMLGLRGVRLGLLMPELVRMQVRAIFESALAVAGEGVEVHPKIMIPLVADAEELRRMRTMLEEVAHDVLEMADVEIDYAFGTMIEIPRAALTAAEIAQTADFFSFGTNDLTQMTFGISRDDAEGGFLMRYVEEGVLAESPFHSLDEGGVGRLIDIAVRDARELKPDLEVGICGEHGGDPASIGRFDRLGLDYVSCSPFQVPVARLAAAQSALEDP, translated from the coding sequence ATGACGGAGCGCTGGGTGTTCGGGTTCGAGGACCTCTCGGATGCCGAGGAGATCGTCGACGGGTGGGACGGGGTGAGAAGCCTCCTCGGAGGCAAGGGCGCCAACCTGGCTCTCATGTCGCGGATGGGTGTTCCCGTCCCTCCCGGGTTCACGGTGACGACCCGCGCATGTCTGGACTACCTGCGTGACGAGGCCATGCCCGACGGGCTCTGGGACGAGGTCGTCGAGGCCGTGCGGAGGCTGGAGAAGGAGTCGGGGCAGACCTTCGGCGGGGGTGACGATCCGCTGCTCGTATCGGTGCGGTCCGGTGCACGCATCTCCATGCCCGGGATGATGGACACCGTCTTGAACGTCGGCCTCTCCGACGCGGCGGTCGAGCGTCTCGCCCATCACACCGGCGACCCGCGTTTCGCGTTCGACTCCTACCGCCGGCTCGTGCAGATGTTCGGGACCGTGGTCCTCGGCGTGCGCGACGAACCTTTTGAAGACGTACTCACCCAGAGGCGTGCCGACAAGGGGGTCGACTCGGACGCGGAACTCACGGTCGAGGACCTGCGGGAGATCGTCTCGGACTTCAAGGCGATCGTGGCCCGATGGTCCGGGACGACGTTCCCCGATGACCCCTTCGAGCAACTACGTATGGCGGTGGAGGCCGTCTTCGCCAGCTGGAACACGCCCCGGGCCATCGCGTACCGGTCCGCGTCGGGGATCGCTGACGATCTCGGCACGGCGGTGAACATCGTGAAGATGGTCTACGGCAACCTCGGTGCCGACTCGGCGACGGGCGTCGCCATGTCACGCAATGCCGCGACGGGCGCACCGGGCCTCGAGGGCGACTACCTCGTCAATGCGCAGGGTGAGGACGTCGTGGCGGGCACACGGCCCACACTTCCCCTGGATCAGCTGGCCACCGACATGCCCGAGGTCTACGGGGAGCTCGTCGAGATCGCGGGGCGACTCGAGAAGCACCACCGTGACATCCAGGACATGGAGTTCACCGTGGAGAGGGGCAAGCTGTGGCTCCTCCAGACCCGCAACGCCAAGCGGACCGCCCGTGCTGCGGTGCGCTCGGCCGTGGAGATGGTCGACGAGGGATTGATCGAGCCCACCGAGGCGCTGATGCGGGTCGCCCCTGATCACGTCGAGGCGTTCCTGCATCCCCAGCTCGCGCCATCCCCAGACGGCTCCCGCACCCCCTTCGCGACCGGGCTCAACGTCTCACCGGGCGCTGCGGTCGGTCGGGCGGCTCTCGACGCCGATCTGGCGGCGCGGTGGGCCGCCGATGGCGAGAAGGTCGTCCTCGTGCGTCCCGAGACCAAGCCCGACGACGTGCACGGGATGCTCGCCGCGCAGGGGATCCTGACGGCGCGCGGAGGGCGTACCAGCCATGCCGCTCTCGTCGCCCGCCAGTTCGGGCGCCCCGCGGTGGTCGGAGCTCACGCCCTCGAGGTCGATCTGGGCGCGCGCGAGATCAGAGCCGGTGACACGGTGGTCGCCGAGGGCGACTGGCTGACGATCGACGGCACCACCGGTGAGGTCCACCTCGGAGCACTGGAGCTGATGGTCCCCGACCTCGCGGACGAGTGGCTGCGGCGTCTGCTGGAGTGGGCCGACGAGCATCGCCGCCTCGGTGTGAGGGCGAACGCCGACACCCCTGTCGACGCCGAACGGGCGCGCGCTTACGGCGCCGAGGGGATCGGGTTGTGCCGCACCGAGCACATGTTCTTCGACCCTGCCCGCCTCCCGATCGTGCAGCGGATGATCGTGACCGAGTCCGACCGGGAACGCAGCGACGCCATCTCTGCTCTCCTGCCGCACCAGCGCCGTGACTTCGCGGGCCTGTTCCGGGTGATGGACGGACTGCCGGTCATCATCCGTCTCATCGACCCGCCACTGCACGAGTTCCTGCCCGGGGCGGTGGAGCTCACCCGTCGCGTCCACGACATCCACGTGCGGCTCACCACGGCCGCTGACATGGACACGCTCGAGGAGCTCGCCGACGAGCTCGAGGAGGCCAGATTCATGCTGCGCCGCGTTCACGAGCTCGGTGAGGCCAACCCGATGTTGGGCCTGCGCGGAGTGCGGCTGGGGCTGCTCATGCCCGAACTCGTCCGAATGCAGGTCCGGGCGATATTCGAGTCCGCTCTCGCCGTGGCCGGGGAGGGCGTCGAGGTCCACCCGAAGATCATGATCCCCCTCGTCGCCGATGCCGAGGAGCTGCGACGGATGCGGACGATGCTCGAGGAGGTCGCCCACGACGTGCTGGAGATGGCCGACGTGGAGATCGACTACGCCTTCGGCACGATGATCGAGATCCCCCGGGCGGCGTTGACCGCCGCTGAGATAGCGCAGACGGCCGACTTCTTCTCGTTCGGCACGAATGATCTGACCCAGATGACCTTCGGTATCTCGCGTGACGACGCCGAAGGGGGCTTCCTGATGCGGTACGTGGAGGAAGGCGTCCTGGCCGAGAGTCCGTTCCACTCCCTCGACGAGGGTGGCGTGGGTCGTCTGATCGACATCGCGGTCCGCGATGCCCGGGAGCTGAAACCCGATCTCGAAGTGGGTATCTGCGGGGAGCACGGCGGTGACCCGGCCTCGATCGGCCGCTTCGACCGCCTCGGCCTGGACTATGTGAGCTGTTCGCCCTTCCAGGTCCCGGTCGCCCGTCTCGCAGCAGCCCAGTCCGCCCTGGAGGACCCATGA
- a CDS encoding ester cyclase yields the protein MNTAEAKSLVRSLIDAFRSREPAGRLAELLTPDYVQHAPGGEVTKGVTAMVADVVEMFSAFADFTPTIELQVAEGDLVATRVRWRGTHTGDFGPVGATGRSVGVTVTRIDRIDRGRVAESWLEYDPNSLVRQIS from the coding sequence ATGAACACCGCCGAAGCCAAGTCACTGGTCCGTTCGCTCATCGACGCCTTCAGGAGCCGTGAGCCCGCAGGGCGTCTCGCCGAGCTGCTCACGCCCGACTACGTGCAGCACGCTCCGGGCGGGGAGGTCACCAAGGGTGTGACGGCGATGGTCGCCGACGTCGTCGAGATGTTCTCGGCGTTCGCCGACTTCACGCCGACCATCGAACTGCAGGTGGCCGAGGGTGACCTCGTCGCCACCCGGGTCCGCTGGCGGGGCACCCACACCGGGGACTTCGGGCCGGTGGGGGCCACCGGTCGGTCGGTGGGCGTGACGGTGACCCGTATCGACCGGATCGACCGGGGACGGGTCGCCGAGAGCTGGCTCGAGTACGACCCGAACTCGCTCGTCCGCCAGATCTCCTGA
- the heR gene encoding heliorhodopsin HeR gives MDTESSAPARRLENLRRWNVGVGLVHLLQGVAILLLANGFSIDVVAFVQEGPPGTELRSEAVFFGLPFAIAIATFLFLAAADHLVTAGPARGWYEANLARSINPARWVEYSISASIMVVLIAMLPGITNLYALIGLFGANAAMIGFGWLMERTNDGDGPVDWWPFVAGCLVGAVPWIAITVSIVVSSTEGDGVPGFVYGIFVSLFILFNCFALNQWLQYRGRGRFADYLYGEKVYLVLSLVAKSALAWQVFAGTLAD, from the coding sequence GTGGACACCGAATCGTCAGCGCCCGCCCGCCGTCTCGAGAACCTCCGCCGGTGGAACGTCGGCGTCGGCCTCGTCCATCTCCTCCAGGGCGTCGCCATCCTCCTGCTGGCCAACGGGTTCTCGATCGACGTGGTCGCGTTCGTCCAGGAAGGCCCCCCGGGGACCGAACTGAGGAGCGAGGCGGTCTTCTTCGGGCTGCCGTTCGCGATAGCGATCGCCACGTTCCTGTTCCTGGCAGCAGCGGACCACCTCGTGACAGCCGGGCCGGCCCGAGGGTGGTACGAGGCGAATCTGGCACGGTCGATCAACCCGGCGCGGTGGGTCGAGTACTCGATCAGCGCCTCGATCATGGTCGTGCTGATCGCGATGCTCCCGGGGATCACCAACCTCTACGCGCTCATCGGCCTCTTCGGAGCCAACGCGGCGATGATCGGCTTCGGTTGGCTCATGGAGCGGACGAACGACGGCGATGGTCCCGTCGACTGGTGGCCGTTCGTGGCCGGTTGCCTGGTCGGGGCGGTCCCGTGGATCGCCATCACGGTGTCGATCGTCGTCTCCTCCACCGAGGGCGACGGCGTACCTGGCTTCGTCTACGGGATCTTCGTGTCACTGTTCATCCTGTTCAACTGCTTCGCGTTGAACCAGTGGCTGCAGTACCGCGGGCGCGGCCGATTCGCCGACTACCTCTACGGCGAGAAGGTCTACCTCGTTCTCAGCCTCGTCGCGAAGAGTGCGCTCGCCTGGCAGGTGTTCGCCGGCACCCTGGCGGACTGA
- a CDS encoding DMT family transporter, with protein sequence MTSTAQNTQTVTAASDSSLQRGLVATSVGMVLFAVGPVLVAGAELEGLAVAAWRAWIAFAAFGIFTLFRGDASLRALKLTIGPGLAFGLGIALFFSATQVTSVANASLLTVMQPLPLLVAARFLFGERVGGRDLAWMLLAIAGAAFMVLSADSGGTADIRGDLLAMGGTLGGATYFVLGKRARTEIETMPFMTGMMFWGAVALTPAVLIAGQDPITTDGTEWLRLIAVGLIPGLGHMLINYSHRSVPLVLMGLFQLLMPVAAAVLAWWFLDQSLTAGQALGGAIVLGALAAHTLHRTGRSGAPEPPVRDEAAHS encoded by the coding sequence GTGACCTCGACCGCGCAGAACACGCAGACCGTCACGGCGGCCTCCGACAGTTCACTCCAGCGCGGCCTGGTCGCTACATCGGTGGGCATGGTCCTGTTCGCCGTCGGTCCTGTCCTGGTCGCGGGGGCGGAACTCGAGGGCCTTGCAGTCGCCGCCTGGCGGGCATGGATCGCCTTCGCCGCCTTCGGCATCTTCACTTTGTTCCGCGGCGACGCGTCGCTGCGGGCGCTGAAGCTCACGATCGGGCCCGGACTGGCCTTCGGTCTCGGCATCGCCCTGTTCTTCAGCGCCACTCAGGTCACGAGCGTCGCCAACGCCAGCCTCCTGACCGTGATGCAGCCCCTGCCGCTGCTGGTCGCCGCCCGCTTCCTCTTCGGCGAGCGCGTCGGCGGCCGGGATCTGGCATGGATGCTCCTCGCAATCGCCGGCGCCGCGTTCATGGTCCTGTCAGCGGACTCCGGCGGCACCGCCGACATCCGCGGTGACCTTCTCGCCATGGGAGGCACCCTCGGCGGGGCGACGTACTTCGTCCTGGGCAAACGGGCACGCACCGAGATCGAGACCATGCCGTTCATGACCGGCATGATGTTCTGGGGGGCCGTCGCGCTGACCCCGGCGGTCCTCATCGCCGGACAGGACCCGATCACGACTGATGGCACGGAGTGGCTGCGACTCATCGCCGTCGGACTCATCCCCGGCCTGGGCCACATGCTCATCAACTACTCGCACCGCAGCGTTCCCCTCGTGCTGATGGGACTGTTCCAGCTACTCATGCCGGTCGCGGCAGCCGTTCTCGCCTGGTGGTTCCTGGACCAGTCGCTCACAGCGGGGCAGGCGCTCGGGGGCGCCATCGTCCTCGGAGCGCTGGCGGCCCACACCCTCCATCGCACCGGACGGTCAGGCGCACCCGAGCCACCGGTTCGGGACGAGGCCGCACACAGCTGA
- a CDS encoding TetR family transcriptional regulator encodes MTDTIDDPTVEGRRERKKRETREALATTALELFADKGFEETTVEEICDIVDVSTRTFNRYFPQKSDVLFVDQDSRLAKLAAALGRRPSREPLLEAIEEACVEIVEDPAFEPQLLARSRVLDSSKNLEAENLRIHDDWATVIGDFVSQRADSGKFDDSEARLVGMCAVAAMLSARRRWLEMDGQGRYSTQVRAMFALLRRGFEDVPRG; translated from the coding sequence GTGACCGACACGATCGATGACCCCACGGTGGAGGGCCGCCGCGAACGCAAGAAGCGCGAGACCCGCGAGGCGCTCGCCACCACGGCCCTGGAACTCTTCGCCGACAAGGGCTTCGAGGAGACCACCGTCGAGGAGATCTGCGACATCGTCGATGTCTCGACGCGGACCTTCAACCGCTACTTCCCACAGAAGTCCGACGTCTTGTTCGTCGACCAGGACTCGCGGCTCGCAAAGCTGGCAGCGGCGCTCGGCCGGAGACCGTCTCGCGAACCGCTCCTGGAGGCGATCGAAGAGGCGTGTGTCGAGATCGTCGAGGACCCGGCCTTCGAACCTCAACTCCTCGCCCGGTCGCGGGTACTCGACAGTTCCAAGAACCTCGAAGCCGAGAACCTGCGGATCCACGACGACTGGGCGACGGTCATCGGTGACTTCGTGTCCCAACGGGCCGACTCGGGGAAGTTCGACGATTCAGAGGCCCGTCTCGTGGGAATGTGCGCCGTCGCCGCGATGCTCTCGGCCCGTCGGCGCTGGCTCGAGATGGACGGACAGGGCCGGTACTCCACCCAGGTGCGCGCCATGTTCGCGCTCCTGCGACGCGGCTTCGAGGACGTCCCCCGGGGCTGA
- a CDS encoding ROK family protein: MQVAGVDVGGTNIGAGLVDETHAVVADAKMETPRSGPELVDAVVELVQGLGGDPVAVGLAIPGVVDDRDVLVVPNLSGWDDDFDIAERVEKRLGLPVALGNDANVGVIGEWLAGAAVGHDDVLGVWMGTGIGGGLILDGRPYRGARGGAGELGHVVVRQGGALCGCGRRGCVEAYAGRASLARAVDTMVGAGRETRLFEIQAQEGKPRLTSRVWEAALAEGDALATELFDTAVDALAAGIGSVVNMLDVELVVIGGGMAEKLGQDLADRIGDAAERWILHRSPELSLVVAELGDDSGIVGAASLGRALAIAG, encoded by the coding sequence ATGCAGGTCGCTGGAGTCGACGTGGGTGGAACCAACATCGGAGCGGGTCTCGTCGACGAGACCCATGCGGTGGTCGCGGACGCGAAGATGGAGACGCCCCGCAGCGGCCCCGAACTCGTCGATGCGGTGGTGGAACTCGTTCAGGGTCTGGGCGGGGATCCGGTCGCGGTCGGCCTCGCGATCCCGGGCGTCGTCGACGACCGTGACGTCCTCGTGGTACCGAACCTGTCGGGCTGGGACGACGACTTCGACATCGCCGAACGCGTCGAGAAGCGCCTCGGCCTGCCCGTGGCACTCGGCAACGACGCCAACGTCGGCGTGATCGGTGAGTGGCTCGCCGGCGCCGCCGTGGGTCACGACGACGTCCTGGGTGTCTGGATGGGCACCGGGATCGGGGGTGGCCTCATCCTCGACGGTCGGCCCTACCGGGGGGCACGCGGCGGAGCGGGAGAACTGGGCCACGTCGTCGTCCGCCAGGGCGGCGCGTTGTGCGGGTGCGGTCGCCGGGGCTGCGTCGAGGCGTACGCGGGACGCGCGTCGCTGGCGCGCGCGGTGGACACGATGGTGGGCGCCGGCCGCGAGACACGACTGTTCGAGATCCAGGCGCAGGAGGGCAAGCCGCGCCTCACCTCCCGGGTCTGGGAGGCTGCCCTCGCCGAGGGCGATGCGCTCGCAACCGAGCTGTTCGACACCGCTGTCGACGCCCTGGCTGCCGGCATCGGCTCGGTCGTCAACATGTTGGACGTCGAACTCGTGGTCATCGGCGGCGGGATGGCCGAAAAGCTCGGGCAGGACCTCGCCGACCGCATCGGCGATGCGGCGGAGCGCTGGATCCTGCATCGCAGTCCGGAACTGAGCCTCGTCGTAGCCGAACTCGGCGACGACTCGGGGATCGTGGGAGCCGCGTCGCTCGGTCGTGCTCTCGCCATCGCGGGCTGA
- a CDS encoding alkaline phosphatase D family protein produces the protein MNREAGSSNRHPLARRSWALGLALATLAVLTGDLVFEWLDHRPGGRSFRFGAQPVLMGLFAVATIATLRWRRLGGALASFCTGGLIVFATEQLVAAHAAVVIVGFALPTVWWFLADIAQRSAPARSQDTPTQSTRRSVVGRRWLLVRSFAIASVAALGGGWAGRSIHQAIFGPTHPGSATDLAAAEAVQWAWAGGLTQRSAEVVAKVTGPAGALRVVGPDGSQRLVPPVRTIGDIAQFAVDGLRPDTTYRYAVADADTVDTARAGRFTTFPEGAGSFTLAFASCARTGSNGAVFDRIREAGPLLYTNLGDFHYGDVADDDSGEFAALMDITLSRPAQSALYRSTGVEYVWDDHDFGGLDRDSRGRPAAFATYRSHVPSRPLPHPDVGLFRSFDIGRIRMIITDCRAARTPAGHPDGPAKSMLGPLQRDWLIEELSSVGDAPLVIWVNPVPWIADVDEGADHWGGYATERAAISEAIARLAISDRLLMVSGDAHMVGLDDGTNSDYSSAGGAGFPVFHVAALDKTGEVKGGPYSHGAFPGGGQFGLVEILDDGPHLAVSLQGRSWDGRAIVDYQLELAGRTVTR, from the coding sequence ATGAACAGGGAAGCCGGTTCGTCGAACCGCCACCCCCTCGCTCGGCGCTCCTGGGCCCTCGGCCTCGCGCTGGCCACGTTGGCCGTGTTGACCGGGGACCTGGTCTTCGAGTGGCTCGACCACCGCCCGGGCGGCCGGTCGTTCCGGTTCGGAGCCCAACCCGTGCTGATGGGCCTGTTCGCTGTTGCGACGATCGCCACGCTGCGGTGGCGTCGGCTCGGCGGCGCCCTGGCGTCGTTCTGCACAGGTGGACTGATCGTCTTCGCGACGGAACAGCTCGTGGCGGCCCACGCTGCGGTGGTGATCGTCGGGTTCGCCCTACCGACGGTCTGGTGGTTCCTGGCCGACATCGCGCAACGTTCCGCCCCGGCGAGATCACAGGACACGCCGACGCAGAGCACACGACGCTCAGTGGTCGGACGCCGATGGTTGCTCGTGCGCAGCTTCGCGATCGCGTCGGTGGCCGCCCTCGGTGGCGGATGGGCCGGGCGCTCGATCCATCAGGCGATCTTCGGTCCGACCCATCCCGGTTCCGCGACGGATCTCGCCGCCGCGGAGGCGGTCCAGTGGGCCTGGGCCGGCGGCCTCACCCAACGGTCGGCTGAGGTCGTGGCCAAGGTCACCGGCCCCGCAGGGGCCCTGCGCGTCGTCGGCCCCGACGGATCGCAACGCCTCGTGCCTCCGGTCCGCACGATCGGGGACATCGCCCAATTCGCGGTCGACGGGCTGCGACCCGACACGACCTACCGCTACGCCGTCGCCGACGCCGACACCGTCGACACCGCACGGGCGGGCCGGTTCACGACCTTCCCGGAGGGTGCCGGGAGCTTCACCCTGGCGTTCGCGAGCTGCGCGCGGACCGGATCCAACGGAGCGGTGTTCGACCGCATCCGCGAGGCCGGACCCCTCCTCTACACCAACCTGGGCGACTTCCACTACGGCGATGTCGCCGATGACGACAGCGGGGAGTTCGCCGCGCTGATGGACATCACGCTCTCCCGGCCGGCGCAGTCCGCGCTCTACAGGTCGACCGGGGTCGAATACGTCTGGGACGACCACGACTTCGGCGGTCTGGATCGCGACAGCCGCGGTCGCCCGGCCGCCTTCGCCACCTACCGCTCGCACGTCCCGAGCCGTCCGCTCCCCCACCCCGACGTCGGCCTGTTCCGCTCGTTCGACATCGGCAGGATCCGGATGATCATCACCGACTGCCGCGCGGCCCGCACCCCGGCCGGCCACCCCGACGGGCCCGCCAAATCGATGCTCGGACCTCTCCAGCGGGACTGGCTGATCGAGGAACTGTCCTCCGTCGGCGACGCGCCACTCGTGATCTGGGTCAACCCCGTGCCGTGGATCGCCGACGTCGACGAGGGAGCGGATCACTGGGGAGGCTATGCCACCGAACGAGCGGCGATCTCCGAGGCCATCGCCAGGCTCGCGATCTCGGACCGGCTCCTCATGGTCAGCGGCGACGCCCACATGGTCGGCCTCGACGACGGGACGAACTCCGACTACTCGTCGGCCGGTGGTGCGGGATTCCCGGTGTTCCACGTCGCGGCTCTCGACAAGACCGGCGAGGTCAAGGGCGGCCCCTACAGCCACGGGGCCTTCCCGGGAGGTGGACAGTTCGGGCTGGTCGAGATCCTCGACGACGGTCCCCACCTGGCGGTGTCGTTGCAGGGGCGGAGTTGGGACGGACGAGCCATCGTCGACTACCAACTGGAACTGGCAGGCCGAACGGTCACTCGCTGA
- the typA gene encoding translational GTPase TypA, whose amino-acid sequence MTPTPAPVATDGLVARSDLRNVAIVAHVDHGKTTLVDAMLWQSGAFRTNESVDERVMDSMDLEREKGITILAKNTAVRVGDTKINILDTPGHADFGGEVERALTMVDGVVLLVDASEGPLPQTRFVLRKAMELDLPVVLVVNKIDRPDARIAEVVDETYELFLDLDAADHQIEFPIVYTDARKGTATLDPAEPGTDLGPLFTTLLEHVPAPRYDPSHPFQARVTNLDASPYVGRIALCRIAHGTVRKGASVAWCRTDGTVERAKIGTLAVSENLERVDVEEAGPGEIIAISGIEEITIGETLTDPEHPRPLPVITVDEPTLSVTIGVNSGPLAGTDGDKLTARQVEARLAKELIGNVSLRVLATDRPDAWEVQGRGELQLAILVEMMRREGFELTVGKPEVVTREIDGTLHEPTERLTIDVPEEYVGAVTQLLGERRAQMENMANHGTGWVRLDYVVVARGLIGFRTELLTETRGTALAHHMFDGYVPWVGELRTRSTGSVVADRTGAVTAYAVQGIQERASLFVGPGDVVYEGMIIGENPRLEDMDVNICRPKKQTNMRAAAADETVRLAPPRRLGLEQALEFIAADECVEATPSNVRVRKVILDAGERARSLKRLKNERG is encoded by the coding sequence ATGACCCCCACCCCGGCCCCCGTGGCCACCGACGGGCTCGTCGCCCGCTCGGACCTACGAAACGTCGCGATCGTCGCCCACGTCGATCACGGCAAGACCACGCTCGTCGACGCCATGTTGTGGCAGTCGGGCGCTTTCCGGACCAACGAGTCCGTCGACGAGCGCGTCATGGATTCGATGGACCTGGAGCGTGAGAAGGGCATCACGATCCTCGCCAAGAACACGGCGGTGCGGGTCGGGGACACGAAGATCAACATCCTCGACACGCCGGGGCACGCCGACTTCGGCGGAGAGGTCGAGAGGGCACTGACGATGGTCGACGGCGTGGTGCTCCTCGTCGACGCCAGCGAGGGCCCCCTTCCCCAGACCCGTTTCGTGCTGCGCAAGGCGATGGAACTCGACCTTCCGGTCGTCCTGGTCGTCAACAAGATCGACCGGCCGGACGCACGCATCGCCGAGGTCGTGGACGAGACCTACGAGTTGTTCCTCGATCTGGACGCGGCGGATCATCAGATCGAGTTCCCGATCGTCTACACCGATGCCCGCAAGGGCACGGCCACGTTGGATCCCGCTGAGCCCGGTACCGACCTGGGCCCCCTGTTCACGACGCTCCTGGAACATGTCCCCGCGCCCCGCTACGACCCGTCCCATCCCTTCCAGGCACGTGTGACCAACCTGGACGCATCGCCCTACGTCGGGCGCATCGCCCTGTGTCGGATAGCGCACGGCACGGTGCGCAAGGGTGCCTCGGTCGCATGGTGCCGTACGGACGGCACCGTCGAGCGGGCGAAGATCGGCACGCTCGCGGTCAGCGAGAACCTCGAACGTGTCGACGTGGAAGAGGCCGGCCCGGGCGAGATCATCGCCATCTCCGGCATCGAGGAGATCACCATCGGTGAGACCCTCACCGATCCCGAGCACCCGCGGCCACTGCCCGTCATCACGGTCGACGAACCGACCCTGTCGGTGACAATCGGCGTGAACAGCGGCCCGCTGGCCGGTACCGACGGTGACAAGCTGACCGCCCGTCAGGTCGAGGCCCGGCTGGCCAAGGAACTGATCGGCAACGTGTCGTTGCGCGTCCTGGCGACCGACCGCCCCGACGCGTGGGAGGTCCAGGGCCGTGGCGAGCTCCAGCTGGCGATCCTCGTCGAGATGATGCGACGTGAAGGTTTCGAGCTCACCGTCGGCAAGCCTGAGGTCGTCACCCGCGAGATCGATGGCACGCTGCACGAGCCGACCGAGCGCCTCACGATCGACGTGCCCGAGGAGTACGTCGGTGCGGTGACGCAGCTTCTCGGCGAGCGGCGTGCGCAGATGGAGAACATGGCCAACCACGGCACCGGCTGGGTCCGTCTGGACTACGTCGTCGTCGCCCGTGGTCTCATCGGGTTCCGTACCGAGTTGTTGACGGAGACACGTGGCACCGCGCTGGCCCATCACATGTTCGACGGGTACGTGCCCTGGGTGGGCGAGTTGCGGACGCGCTCCACAGGGAGCGTGGTGGCCGACCGCACCGGCGCTGTCACCGCCTACGCCGTGCAGGGCATCCAGGAACGGGCCTCGCTGTTCGTCGGGCCCGGCGACGTCGTGTACGAGGGGATGATCATCGGGGAGAACCCGCGCCTCGAGGACATGGACGTGAACATCTGCCGTCCCAAGAAGCAGACCAACATGCGCGCCGCGGCTGCCGACGAGACGGTCCGGCTGGCACCGCCGCGCCGGCTGGGTCTCGAGCAGGCGCTCGAGTTCATCGCGGCCGACGAGTGCGTCGAGGCGACACCCTCCAACGTCCGGGTTCGCAAGGTCATCCTGGACGCGGGGGAACGGGCCCGTAGCCTGAAGAGGTTGAAGAACGAGAGGGGCTGA
- the deoD gene encoding purine-nucleoside phosphorylase translates to MPTPHIAAEPGDFAPVCLLPGDPRRAAHIATNFLDDAREVTAVRNMTGFTGTYRGAPVSVMGTGMGIPSAMIYAHELISDYGVRHLIRVGSCGALPADVGVGDVILAMGACTDSGVNRTRFGGLDFAAIADYALLRAAVDAAASTDRPVHVGNVFSADFFYHPDSGQLDTLGSMGVLAIEMEAAGLYGLAAAEGAAALAVLTVSDHIRSGEAQSSDERERNVTASTTIALEAALVVAGI, encoded by the coding sequence GTGCCGACACCCCACATCGCCGCCGAACCGGGTGACTTCGCCCCCGTGTGCCTGCTACCGGGTGATCCCCGACGGGCCGCTCACATCGCCACGAACTTCCTCGACGACGCCCGTGAGGTCACAGCGGTCCGCAACATGACCGGCTTCACCGGCACGTACCGCGGTGCTCCGGTCTCGGTCATGGGCACCGGCATGGGGATTCCCAGCGCCATGATCTACGCCCACGAGCTGATCTCCGACTACGGGGTACGCCACCTGATAAGGGTGGGTTCGTGCGGGGCTCTACCGGCGGATGTGGGCGTCGGCGACGTGATCCTGGCGATGGGGGCGTGCACGGACTCCGGGGTCAACCGGACCCGCTTCGGCGGTCTCGACTTCGCCGCCATCGCGGACTACGCCCTGTTGCGCGCTGCCGTCGACGCCGCGGCATCCACGGACCGGCCCGTGCACGTGGGGAACGTCTTCAGCGCCGACTTCTTCTACCACCCCGACTCCGGTCAGCTCGACACCCTGGGATCCATGGGTGTGCTCGCCATCGAGATGGAGGCGGCGGGGCTGTACGGACTGGCTGCGGCGGAGGGCGCAGCCGCCCTGGCGGTCCTGACCGTCAGCGATCACATCCGCTCGGGTGAGGCCCAGTCCTCCGACGAACGTGAGAGGAACGTGACCGCGTCGACCACGATCGCCCTCGAGGCCGCGCTGGTAGTTGCCGGTATCTGA